From Diospyros lotus cultivar Yz01 chromosome 4, ASM1463336v1, whole genome shotgun sequence, a single genomic window includes:
- the LOC127800694 gene encoding 54S ribosomal protein L37, mitochondrial — translation MAMNHIKMRSVVKEVIRVEGRRMFAAGGGKAKKGSKGGAAADAPKASTLSKEVKSTTVVGANILKDGVDPKILPDSEYPEWLWHLLDKRPALSELRRKNIETLPYEDLKRFVKLDNRARIKENNSMKAKN, via the coding sequence ATGGCAATGAACCACATCAAAATGAGAAGTGTTGTGAAGGAGGTAATCAGGGTGGAAGGGCGCAGAATGTTTGCTGCGGGGGGTGGCAAGGCAAAGAAGGGCTCTAAAGGAGGTGCAGCTGCTGATGCCCCAAAAGCATCAACACTAAGCAAAGAAGTCAAGTCCACTACAGTTGTTGGTGCCAATATCCTCAAGGATGGTGTGGATCCCAAAATCTTGCCTGACTCAGAGTACCCTGAATGGCTGTGGCATCTTCTTGACAAACGCCCAGCACTGAGTGAGTTAAGAAGGAAAAACATTGAAACTCTCCCGTATGAAGATCTCAAGCGCTTTGTTAAGTTGGACAACCGAGCCAGGATCAAGGAAAATAATTCTATGAAGGCAAAAAACTAA
- the LOC127800739 gene encoding uncharacterized protein LOC127800739: MPPSYFPLRWESTGDQWWYASPIDWAAANGHYDLVRELLRLDGNHLIKLTSLRRIRRLETVWDDHQLLDDSSQCRSQVARKLFSECEAKRGKNSLIQGGYGGWLLYTAASAGDLGFIQELLERDPLLIFGEGEYGVTDILYAAARSKNPEVFRLIFYFAVSPRFLGGDDGVELEEQIGEIPSGYKWEMMNRAVHAAARGGNLKILKELLVDCSDVLAYRDTQGSTILHAAASRGQTEVAKDLIASFDIINSTDHHGNTALHVAAHRGQLAVVEALILASPSSIYLRNNAGETFLHMAVLGFQAPSFRRLDKQVELMKQLVCGKLFKTEDIINAKNNGGRTALHLAVTANIHSDLVEQLMSVRSIDVNNRDSNGMTALDILKQRPSSASSDTLTRQLISAGGIFSCQDDTARKTIASNLRMTTMGSPGTSFKISDTEIFLHTGMEKASDNSSSPGSSSSAEPSTHDSTMENNKASKSNYKKPASLNHAAKHLKRLLLWPKTKDRKNERMNRMTDGSSAGTPVSLRQKFLKPSCLPNNKRTLAVRSNLPSPNAKKKFASGLLHGVMLATPHVSVPSRSHSRSFSKSPVPSPNSLDKQKGIYIENDIAGPSSTNQISIDGTEN; the protein is encoded by the exons ATGCCGCCTTCATACTTCCCTCTGAGATGGGAAAGCACCGGAGACCAGTGGTGGTACGCTTCGCCGATAGATTGGGCAGCCGCCAATGGCCACTACGATTTGGTCAGGGAGCTGCTCCGACTCGACGGCAATCACCTCATCAAGCTCACCTCTCTCCGGCGAATACGGCGCCTTGAGACAGTCTGGGATGACCATCAACTGCTCGATGATTCCTCCCAGTGCCGCTCTCAGGTTGCCAGGAAGCTCTTTTCTGAGTGTGAAGCCAAGAGGGGCAAAAACTCGCTCATCCAAGGTGGCTATGGCGGGTGGCTTTTGTACACTGCAGCCTCTGCTGGGGACTTGGGTTTTATCCAGGAACTGCTCGAGAGAGACCCTCTGCTTATATTTGGTGAAGGGGAATATGGTGTCACTGATATACTCTATGCCGCCGCCAGGAGTAAGAATCCTGAGGTTTTCAggcttattttttattttgcagtGTCGCCGAGGTTTTTGGGCGGCGACGATGGCGTAGAGTTGGAGGAGCAAATTGGAGAGATCCCTTCTGGTTATAAGTGGGAGATGATGAATAGAGCTGTTCATGCTGCTGCAAGAGGAGGGAATTTGAAGATCTTGAAGGAGCTTCTTGTTGATTGCTCTGATGTTTTGGCTTATAGAGATACTCAGGGATCAACTATCTTGCATGCTGCAGCTAGCAGAGGTCAGACTGAG GTAGCGAAAGATCTTATAGCATCCTTTGATATCATCAACTCCACCGACCACCATGGAAACACAGCATTGCATGTAGCTGCCCACAGAGGCCAATTAGCTGTGGTTGAAGCTCTAATTCTTGCATCTCCCTCATCCATTTATCTAAGAAATAATGCTGGAGAAACTTTCCTGCATATGGCTGTGTTGGGCTTTCAAGCTCCAAGTTTCCGCAGATTGGATAAACAAGTTGAGCTAATGAAGCAGTTAGTATGTGGAAAACTGTTCAAAACAGAAGACATCATAAATGCCAAAAACAATGGCGGTAGAACTGCTCTTCATTTGGCTGTTACTGCCAACATTCATTCTGATCTAGTAGAGCAACTGATGAGTGTCCGCTCAATTGATGTGAACAACCGGGATTCAAATGGCATGACGGCACTTGATATCCTCAAGCAGCGGCCAAGTTCTGCATCATCAGACACACTGACCAGACAGTTGATTTCGGCTGGTGGAATCTTCAGTTGTCAGGACGATACAGCAAGAAAAACCATAGCCTCCAACTTAAGGATGACAACTATGGGAAGTCCTGGAACTTCTTTTAAGATCTCTGATACAGAAATATTTCTACACACAGGCATGGAAAAGGCATCAGATAACAGTAGCAGTCCCGGGTCAAGCTCATCAGCTGAACCGAGTACACATGACTCAACCATGGAAAACAACAAAGCATCGAAATCAAACTACAAAAAGCCAGCTTCTCTAAATCATGCCGCAAAGCATTTGAAACGCCTGCTCCTTTGGCCCAAGACGAAAGATAGAAAGAACGAGAGGATGAACAGAATGACCGATGGAAGTTCAGCTGGAACTCCAGTATCACTCCGGCAAAAGTTTCTGAAGCCCTCTTGTCTTCCAAACAACAAGAGAACACTTGCAGTAAGAAGCAACCTTCCAAGTCCAAATGCAAAGAAGAAGTTTGCATCAGGATTACTGCATGGTGTTATGCTGGCCACGCCGCACGTTTCTGTTCCATCTCGGTCGCATTCTAGATCATTCTCAAAGTCGCCAGTGCCCTCACCAAATTCCTTGGACAAACAGAAAGGTATCTATATTGAGAATGATATTGCAGGACCATCTTCCACCAATCAAATCTCCATCGATGGAACAGAAAATTGA